The following DNA comes from Oceanidesulfovibrio indonesiensis.
GGGTTGGAGAATCCATTCGATCGGGGAGAAAAGGGGGGCGGTGTCGGATCACTTTCCCCACAGCCCCATGGCCGCGTAACTCACGGCGGAAAGTGTCGGGTCCTCGTGGTGCACGGCGTAGCCGAGCAGAGAGCCTCGCACGTTGGGCAAGGCTTCAAGCATGGTGGCCATGGCCGAGAAGCCGCAGACGTTGAACTGGTCCTTCACCCGAACGGACTCGGCCCAGAAACCTGCAGCGTCGCCCGCAGCCAGATGGTCCAGCAGCGCCCTGTCGTGCTCCGTGGCTTCGTGTTCCAGCGAACGCCCGGTCTGCCCATGTCCGAACTTCGGGCCGATGTGGCAGAAGTCCACGCTGGCCACCACAATGGTGCGCCGGCTGTTATCCGCGATGATCTGCGAGAGGGCTTGCACGAATCTCGAAGCATGCGCCATGTACAACTCGCGCGAGTACTCCTGCGGATCGATCTGCGCCGAACCGCAAAGCACGGGAACTATCGTGATGCCGGGCTGTTCGCGGAAGATACGTTGCAGAAAAAGCGTCGAAAATTCGATGGAGTGCTCATCGCGATGGGGCCAGTCCGATGGGGAGACGACAGGGGGACCGAGAGCGGCGAGTCCGGCCACGGCGTCCGTATCCGTTCGCAGGATGCCTAGCGGGGTCTCGTAGTTTTTGGAAGTGACGCTGTAGAGGCTGTCCGTGAGCTTGTGGCCC
Coding sequences within:
- the amrB gene encoding AmmeMemoRadiSam system protein B, translating into GHKLTDSLYSVTSKNYETPLGILRTDTDAVAGLAALGPPVVSPSDWPHRDEHSIEFSTLFLQRIFREQPGITIVPVLCGSAQIDPQEYSRELYMAHASRFVQALSQIIADNSRRTIVVASVDFCHIGPKFGHGQTGRSLEHEATEHDRALLDHLAAGDAAGFWAESVRVKDQFNVCGFSAMATMLEALPNVRGSLLGYAVHHEDPTLSAVSYAAMGLWGK